The DNA segment CGTCCTCGATGACCGGCGGGTCGGGTTGCATCTCGGCCTCGTAGCGGTCGATCCAGTCGGCGAAGCACTCGGGGCAGAGCCGCTGGCTGTCGATCTGCGAGCGGTCGACGGTGAGTCGGAGCGTCCGCGCCAGCGCGTCCGAGACGGGGTCGCCGCAGTCGTCACACCGCTCTGGTCGGTCGTCGTCCTCGGTCATGGGCGGGAGGTGTGCAGGCACGACATATAGAGTTACTCCTAGAGCGGGCACGCCGCCGGACCCGGGTGCGCGGTGGGTGAGTCCCTCGAAACCGCCCTCCGAGTCGTTCCGTCTCCCGGTGGACCCCTCGGCACGCGAACGCTTTTGCCGCCGGCCGGCGTGGGTCCGACGATGGGCGAGGACGGGTCTCGCGCGGGGGGTGAGGACGGACCCTGCGTTGCGGTGGCGGTGGGCAACCCCGACCACGTCGAGCAACTGGTGCGGACCGCCCTCGACGTGGCCCGCGCCCGCGACGGGTCGGTGTTCGTGGTCGGCGTCGTCGTCACGCCCCGGAGTTCGCCGTTCGCGCTAATGACCGACGAGGTCATCGCCCGGGAGTTCGGCGGCGAGCGCCGGGCCATCCTCGAACGTGCGATGGAGGCCGCCGCCGGCACTGACGTGCCGGTCGGCGGCCGCCTGTTCGTCGCGCCGTCGGTGTGGCGAGGAGTCCTCCACGGTATCGAGGAGCGCGACTGCGAGGCGCTGGTCGTCGGCTGGCAGGAACGCTCGCGCGAGGCCGCGGTGCTCGGGACGAACGTCGACCGCATCGTGAGTCGCGCCGACGCCGACGTGCTGGTCGAGAAGATCGGCGCGACCGTCGGGACCGTCAAGACGGTCCGGTTCCCGGTGGCCGAGAGTCCCCACGCCGACCTGGCGGCGGAGGTCGCGCGAGCCATCGCGGTTTCGAACGACGCGGACCTCCACCTCCTGCGGGTGGCCGACTCGCCAGGCGAGGAGGGCCGCGCCCGGGAGATGCTCGGCGAGTTCGCCGAGCGATTTCCGGGGCTGTCGGTCGAGACGACCGTCAGGGTCGGGGGCGTCGCGGACGTCGTCGTCGCCGAGTCGAGTCCGAACGACGTGACCGTCCTCGGCGCGACCCGCACGGGGCGCATCCGGAGTCGCGTGGTGGGCGACACGCCCCACGAGGTTTCGCGGCGCGCCGAGGGGAGCGTCGTCGTGGCGCGGCGCAACCGTGGGTCGAGACTGCCGCGGCTGTTTCGGCTGTAGGGCGAGAGCGGGAGTACCCCGCGAGGACGGGCGACTGCGACTCGGCGGAATCGAGAGCCGAGAGGCCGACCGCGACGAGTTCCGTCCGTTCGGCCGACGTGGTCAGGGCGAACGCTCATGGAAGCAAGCGACCTACAGAGCCTCGGTTGGGGAAACGACAATGTCTAAACCAGAATCGACCGAGACGTACACGACGGTCATCAAGACGATTCAGGGAGAAAAGTCGGCGTTCGGGACGGCGCCGGACGAGATATTCGTCGACCTCCCGGTGAATCGTCCGAACTACGTCCGCGTCCGGAAGGGACAACTCCTGCAGGAAGGAGACGTACTGTCGAAAGGCGACGCGGAGAAAGCGAAAGGGTCGGAGATGCGGTCGGCCGCGCTCGGAAAGTGGGAAGTAGTCGAAATCACGCCGGACACCGTCCGAGGCAGAACCCTCGACGGCGATGCCGAGGAGACGTGGGACCGCGAGTGGGTCGAACAGCGGCTCGCGACCGGCGGTATGAGTACCGACCTGATCACCTTCGATCGGATCAGCATCCACCGAATCGGAAACGACGAGTCGGGAAGCGACGGCCAAGAGGACGCGGAACGGGCCGACGAGCCGCGACTCGTCGTCCTGACCTACGGCGACAACGGCCGGAAGTTCGGCCGCACGTACCGTTTCGCCGGGCGGGATGCGGAGACGGACGTCGAACTGGTACGAGCCGACCCGTTGCCCGAGGGCGTGGACGCCGACGTCCGAGAGCGGTTCGACGCGCGCGTCCAAGAGGCTCTCGACAGAGACGGGTACCGCGTCCGGGACTGAGACGCGGGACCGAGACTTGGCGACCGATGTCGCGGAAACCGTCCCCGATAACCGCGCGCGGCGACGGGGCCGGAGTACGGGTGTCTACGTATGAAGATGGGACTCGAAGTGGAGTACTGGGTCGTCGACGAAACCGGCGCCCTCTGTGCCGCCGCGGAGCTAGTCGACGCTCACGAGCGCGTCGTCCAGGAGTTCGTCGCTCCGCTGCTCGAAGTGCAGACGCCGCCGGCGGAGCGCACGTCGGCGATAGAGTCGTCGCTCCGCGAAACGCTCGGTGCGGTTCTGGACGTCGCCGAAGAGAACGGAAAACACCTCGTCCCGCTGGGCACGCCGCTCGCGGCGGAGACGGTTCCGATAGTCACCGAACGCGGGAGAGTGCTGGAACGGATCTTCGGCGAGCGCCTCGAACCCGCGAAGAACTGCGCCGGGACGCACGTTCACTTCGACAGGGGCGACGTCGTCCGCCAGTTGAACCTCCTCACGGCGCTCGACCCGGCGCTGGTGAGTTCCTCGCCGTACTACCGAGGACGGCGGGTGGCGAACGACGCTCGGACGCACGTGTACCGCAACCGCGCCGACTACGAACTGGACCACCACCGCGACCTCTGGGAGTACGCCACGTCCGTCGCCGACTGGGAGGCGCGCGTGCGAGCGCGTTACGAAGAGTTCCGGACGGTGGCGACCGGACAGGGAGTCTCGGTCGAGACGTTCGAGGAGCACTTCCGACCCGACGACGCCGTGCTGACGCCGGTCCGCCTCCGGGCGCAGTCGCCCACCGTGGAGTGGCGCTCGCCCGACTCGGCGCTCCCCAGCCAGGTCCTCCGACTGCTCGACGACGTGGCGCGACTCGTTCGGCGAGTCGAGCGGACGCCCGTCGAAATCGGCGACCCGGCGGTCACGTCCGAGCACGTCCGGGTCCCGGAGTTCGGCGACCTCCAGCGGATCGTGAACGAGGCGATCGCGCGCGGTGTCGACTCGCCGCGCGTGGCCGAGTACCTCGAGACCATGACGTTCGACCTCGGGCGGTACCGTCCGATTTCGAGAGACATCGACGGACTCGACGAGATCGGCGACGACGACGCTCGGGAGCTTCGGCTCCGGTACGCCGAGAAGTTGCGCACCGACGTCGCCGGACTGCGTTCGTGACCGCACTCGATAGGCCGAGCGCAGCGTTCGAGAAACCTCGAAAGCCGAAGTACGGAAGCGGTCGCGCGAGAATCGAGATGCGTTACTTCGTCCGGAACGCGCGGTCGCCGGCGTCGCCGAGGCCGGGCACGATGAACCCCTCGTCGTTGAGGTGGTCGTCGATGGCGACCGTCAGCAGGTCGGCCTCGGGGAACTGCTCGCCGACCCGGAGCAGTCCGTCGGGGGCGCTGACCGCCGAGAGGACGAACAGGTGCTCGGGGTTCGGCTGTTCTTCGGTGATGCGGTCCATCACGGCGCACATCGTCGACCCGGTGGCGAGCATCGGGTCGGCGACGATGACGGTGTCGTCCTCGGTCATCTCGGGGAGTTTCACGTAGTCGATGGTGATGGGGAACTCGCCGTCGTCGTTCATGCCGGCCTCCTCGTCGCGGCCGGCCGAGATGACCCCCTGCTTGGCGCGGGGGAACGCCTTGAGCAGACCCTCGACGAACGGGGTCGCGGCCCGAAGGACGTTGATGATGACCACGTCGTCGAGTCCCTTGACGCACTCGCCGGTGGTCTCGGTTAGCGGCGTCTCTATCTCGACGTACTCGGTCTCCATCGCGCCGTCGATGATCTCGTAGCCGCAGATGCGGCCGAGTTTGACCAGGCCCTTCCGGAAGCCGACCTGTTCGGTTTCGACGTCCCGAATCTTCGAGAGCGTGTCCTGTGCGAGCGCGTGGGTGAGGAGTTTGGCGTCCCCGCGGTCTTCGATGGTCATCGCTTACTCGTACGCGGGAGACGCGGGGGCTTATCTCTTGATATAAGCCGCCAGACCGACGGGGTAGCGCGCGAACTTGAACGCCAGGAATCCGCCGACCAGGAGCCAGTGCGGGGCGTCGACGAGGACGTGGTTCCACATGGCCCGCCGCGACCCGGTCGGGTCCACCTTGTCCCAGTGGACGTGGAAGCGGTCGCGGTACTCCT comes from the Halorussus vallis genome and includes:
- a CDS encoding glutamate-cysteine ligase family protein — encoded protein: MKMGLEVEYWVVDETGALCAAAELVDAHERVVQEFVAPLLEVQTPPAERTSAIESSLRETLGAVLDVAEENGKHLVPLGTPLAAETVPIVTERGRVLERIFGERLEPAKNCAGTHVHFDRGDVVRQLNLLTALDPALVSSSPYYRGRRVANDARTHVYRNRADYELDHHRDLWEYATSVADWEARVRARYEEFRTVATGQGVSVETFEEHFRPDDAVLTPVRLRAQSPTVEWRSPDSALPSQVLRLLDDVARLVRRVERTPVEIGDPAVTSEHVRVPEFGDLQRIVNEAIARGVDSPRVAEYLETMTFDLGRYRPISRDIDGLDEIGDDDARELRLRYAEKLRTDVAGLRS
- a CDS encoding DUF7569 family protein; the encoded protein is MTEDDDRPERCDDCGDPVSDALARTLRLTVDRSQIDSQRLCPECFADWIDRYEAEMQPDPPVIEDGESEIIVD
- the upp gene encoding uracil phosphoribosyltransferase, with protein sequence MTIEDRGDAKLLTHALAQDTLSKIRDVETEQVGFRKGLVKLGRICGYEIIDGAMETEYVEIETPLTETTGECVKGLDDVVIINVLRAATPFVEGLLKAFPRAKQGVISAGRDEEAGMNDDGEFPITIDYVKLPEMTEDDTVIVADPMLATGSTMCAVMDRITEEQPNPEHLFVLSAVSAPDGLLRVGEQFPEADLLTVAIDDHLNDEGFIVPGLGDAGDRAFRTK
- a CDS encoding universal stress protein, producing the protein MGEDGSRAGGEDGPCVAVAVGNPDHVEQLVRTALDVARARDGSVFVVGVVVTPRSSPFALMTDEVIAREFGGERRAILERAMEAAAGTDVPVGGRLFVAPSVWRGVLHGIEERDCEALVVGWQERSREAAVLGTNVDRIVSRADADVLVEKIGATVGTVKTVRFPVAESPHADLAAEVARAIAVSNDADLHLLRVADSPGEEGRAREMLGEFAERFPGLSVETTVRVGGVADVVVAESSPNDVTVLGATRTGRIRSRVVGDTPHEVSRRAEGSVVVARRNRGSRLPRLFRL